A portion of the Longimicrobiales bacterium genome contains these proteins:
- the recJ gene encoding single-stranded-DNA-specific exonuclease RecJ, translating into MLTPAPGLRPSHDLPHVEKRWTPRAAEVDAAAVAHLQQALRLPLPMCRLLAGRGHTDADAAKQFLRPRLEQLHDPFELPDIRPLVDRLNAAIERGETILVHGDYDVDGVCAAALYTRVLRSLGARVVPFVPHRLEDGYDFGRAGVRAAADAGATLVLTADCGIVAHEPIAAAQSLGIDVLVTDHHTPGATLPPALAVVNPCRADSSYPFRALCGTGVAWKVLQALLRSRGQDAEPLRWYLDLVALATIADLVPLRDENRVLTHYGLRLLPQTRNTGLRALLRSSGLDSRPVVAAGQVSHVLAPRINAVGRMGAAARALELLTTDDAARAAQLAAISESENDTRRATDRATLEQALEQLAENFDPERDYAVVLAAEGWHPGVIGIVASRVVEQVHRPAVLIALDGETGRGSARSIPGFDLYAGIHCCGALLERYGGHRQAAGLEVRREQVTALRTALNEHARSVLRPDDLVPLLHYDLEITLDEATHELHRLLRHAGPHGLGNPAPVFVARGVDAGARMRVVGDGHVKLRLRQNGATFDAIGFRQAARVQQLDLRAPLDIAFQLHEDVWNGSERLQLRLLDVRAA; encoded by the coding sequence ATGCTGACGCCCGCACCGGGGCTGCGCCCCTCTCACGACCTGCCGCACGTCGAAAAGCGCTGGACGCCCCGCGCGGCCGAAGTCGATGCGGCCGCGGTCGCACACCTGCAGCAGGCGCTCCGCCTGCCACTCCCGATGTGCCGGCTCCTGGCCGGTCGCGGCCACACGGACGCCGACGCGGCGAAGCAGTTCCTGCGCCCGCGCCTCGAGCAGCTCCACGACCCGTTCGAGCTCCCTGACATCCGCCCGCTCGTCGATCGGCTGAACGCCGCGATCGAGCGGGGCGAGACGATCCTGGTGCACGGCGATTACGACGTCGACGGGGTCTGTGCGGCGGCGCTGTACACGCGCGTGCTGCGGTCGCTCGGTGCGCGCGTCGTACCGTTCGTGCCGCACCGGCTGGAGGACGGCTACGACTTCGGGCGCGCGGGTGTGCGCGCCGCGGCGGATGCGGGCGCGACGCTCGTGCTGACCGCCGACTGCGGCATCGTCGCACACGAGCCGATCGCGGCGGCACAGTCGCTCGGCATCGATGTCCTCGTCACCGACCATCACACGCCCGGCGCGACGCTGCCGCCGGCCCTGGCAGTCGTGAACCCGTGCCGGGCCGACAGCAGCTACCCGTTCCGGGCGCTGTGCGGGACCGGTGTAGCGTGGAAGGTGCTGCAGGCGCTCCTGCGCTCGCGGGGGCAGGACGCCGAGCCGCTTCGCTGGTACCTCGACCTGGTTGCGCTGGCGACGATCGCTGACCTCGTTCCGCTGCGGGACGAGAATCGCGTGCTCACCCACTACGGGCTGCGACTGCTTCCACAGACGCGCAACACCGGTCTGCGTGCGCTGCTGCGCTCGAGTGGGCTCGACTCCAGGCCGGTTGTCGCGGCCGGGCAGGTCAGCCACGTGCTCGCGCCGCGCATCAATGCGGTCGGTCGCATGGGCGCCGCAGCCCGGGCACTCGAGCTGCTGACCACGGATGACGCCGCCCGGGCCGCGCAGCTCGCGGCGATCTCGGAGTCCGAGAACGACACGCGCCGCGCAACCGATCGCGCGACGCTCGAGCAGGCGCTCGAGCAGCTCGCGGAGAACTTCGATCCGGAGCGCGACTACGCGGTGGTGCTCGCGGCGGAGGGCTGGCATCCCGGCGTCATCGGCATCGTCGCCTCGCGCGTCGTCGAACAGGTGCACCGGCCTGCCGTGCTGATCGCGCTCGATGGCGAGACCGGCCGCGGCAGCGCGCGCTCCATCCCCGGCTTCGATCTGTACGCAGGCATTCACTGCTGCGGCGCGCTGCTCGAGCGCTACGGCGGCCACAGGCAGGCTGCCGGCCTCGAGGTGCGGCGCGAGCAGGTCACGGCGCTGCGCACTGCACTCAACGAGCACGCCCGCAGCGTGCTCCGCCCCGACGACCTCGTGCCCCTGCTGCACTACGACCTCGAGATCACGCTGGACGAGGCGACGCACGAGCTGCACCGGCTGCTGCGGCACGCCGGCCCGCACGGCCTCGGCAACCCGGCACCCGTTTTCGTTGCGCGCGGCGTGGATGCCGGCGCTCGCATGCGCGTCGTCGGTGACGGGCACGTCAAGCTGCGGTTGCGACAGAACGGTGCGACCTTCGATGCGATCGGGTTCCGCCAGGCCGCGCGCGTGCAGCAGCTCGATCTCCGGGCCCCGCTCGACATCGCGTTCCAGCTGCACGAGGACGTCTGGAACGGCAGTGAGCGGCTGCAGCTCCGGCTGCTCGACGTCCGCGCTGCATGA
- the dnaG gene encoding DNA primase, whose product MIPDHLIDEVRDRADIVEMIGELIPLKRAGKDFRALCPFHNEKTPSFYVVPSKGFYKCFGCGESGDVFSFLMKQQGLSFTDAVRQVAERVGVEIPRWEGPRQEDEPHRRLYEAISFAADFFERMLREPAGEHALRYLQKREVSDEAITRFRIGYAPDDWQALRTAAHQHGIEDEVLLDAGLIKESERGGEPYDRFRNRLMFSVADVGGRVIAFGGRVLTSGDQPKYLNSPETPIFHKGMLLYGLNWSRNAIRREGAALVVEGYMDYVALASRNVEHVVAGMGTAMTPEQANLLARYAGRALLLYDSDTAGGRATFRTADALLRAGVHPLVVALPAGEDPDSLVRKGGAAALRPYLDEAVDVLERKLQMLEERHYFDDIDGARRALDRLLPTIRATVDPALRDIYIGRVAQRIGVTRETLEEELRAGGGRDAPAGAPVEPRSRARQRVEPVAEELRRQDSDERLFVVLLVHDPERVPAARELIAPADLRDPVYRTIYSALLEGRTDGLEPAALERLASLEKDGSDIVDADRSFEDAVASIHRRGLFLQLDGINLRMARITEADDADVLLTERMRLLAQLRALPAELGHKRSPRYGRLRPHGPAEPTAPDVED is encoded by the coding sequence ATGATTCCGGATCACCTCATCGACGAGGTACGCGACCGCGCCGACATCGTCGAGATGATCGGTGAGCTGATTCCGCTCAAGCGCGCGGGCAAGGACTTCCGCGCGCTCTGTCCGTTCCACAACGAGAAGACGCCGTCGTTCTACGTGGTCCCGTCCAAGGGCTTCTACAAGTGCTTCGGCTGCGGCGAGTCGGGCGACGTGTTCAGCTTCCTGATGAAGCAGCAGGGACTGTCGTTCACCGATGCGGTGCGCCAGGTCGCGGAGCGCGTGGGTGTCGAGATTCCGCGCTGGGAGGGACCGCGCCAGGAGGACGAGCCGCACCGCAGGCTGTACGAGGCGATCTCCTTTGCCGCCGACTTCTTCGAGCGCATGCTGCGCGAGCCGGCGGGCGAGCATGCGCTGCGGTACCTGCAGAAGCGCGAGGTCAGCGACGAGGCGATCACCCGCTTCCGCATCGGCTATGCGCCCGATGACTGGCAGGCGCTGCGCACGGCCGCGCACCAGCACGGCATCGAGGACGAGGTTCTGCTGGATGCCGGGCTGATCAAGGAGAGCGAGCGCGGCGGCGAGCCGTACGACCGGTTCCGCAACCGGCTCATGTTCTCCGTCGCGGACGTGGGCGGCCGGGTGATCGCGTTCGGCGGCCGCGTGCTCACCAGCGGCGACCAGCCCAAGTACCTCAACTCGCCCGAGACGCCCATCTTCCACAAGGGCATGCTGCTGTACGGCCTCAACTGGTCGCGCAACGCGATCCGCCGCGAGGGCGCGGCGCTGGTGGTCGAGGGCTACATGGACTACGTGGCGCTGGCCAGTCGCAACGTCGAGCACGTGGTGGCCGGCATGGGCACCGCGATGACACCGGAGCAGGCCAACCTGCTGGCGCGCTACGCGGGCCGCGCGCTGCTGCTCTACGACAGCGACACGGCCGGTGGTCGGGCGACGTTCCGCACCGCGGACGCCCTGCTCAGGGCCGGCGTCCATCCGCTCGTCGTCGCACTGCCGGCGGGCGAAGACCCGGACTCGCTCGTCCGGAAGGGCGGCGCCGCCGCCCTGCGGCCGTACCTGGACGAAGCGGTCGACGTGCTCGAGCGCAAGCTGCAGATGCTCGAGGAGCGCCACTACTTCGACGACATCGACGGCGCCCGCCGCGCGCTGGACCGCCTGCTGCCGACGATCCGTGCGACCGTCGATCCCGCGCTGCGCGACATCTATATCGGCCGCGTCGCGCAGCGGATCGGCGTGACGCGCGAGACGCTCGAGGAGGAGCTGCGTGCAGGGGGTGGCCGGGACGCGCCGGCGGGTGCGCCGGTCGAGCCGCGCAGCCGGGCGCGGCAGCGAGTGGAGCCGGTCGCCGAGGAGCTGCGTCGCCAGGACAGCGACGAGCGCCTCTTCGTGGTTCTGCTGGTCCATGATCCGGAGCGGGTGCCCGCGGCGCGCGAGCTGATCGCTCCGGCGGACCTGCGCGATCCGGTCTACCGAACGATCTACAGCGCCCTGCTGGAGGGGCGTACCGACGGGCTCGAGCCGGCTGCGCTGGAGCGGCTCGCCTCGCTGGAGAAGGACGGCTCGGACATCGTCGATGCGGATCGCAGCTTCGAGGATGCGGTTGCGAGCATCCACCGGCGGGGCTTATTTCTCCAGCTCGATGGCATCAACCTGCGCATGGCGCGAATCACAGAGGCGGACGATGCGGACGTCCTGCTCACGGAGCGGATGCGGCTGCTCGCGCAATTGAGGGCACTGCCGGCCGAGCTGGGGCACAAACGCTCGCCGCGCTACGGCAGGCTGCGCCCGCACGGCCCGGCTGAACCTACCGCACCCGACGTGGAAGATTAA
- a CDS encoding GatB/YqeY domain-containing protein, giving the protein MAGSLKDRLREDLNVARRARDKARTLVLTTTLSEVRNREIELGRDAEDEDVQQVVQRAVKRRREAAEQMRAGNREDLALREDQEAELLAKYLPAQLSEDEVRELVRAAIAGGADNVGAVMGRIMPSIKGVFDGREANRIVREELG; this is encoded by the coding sequence ATGGCAGGATCGCTGAAGGACCGGTTGCGCGAGGATCTGAACGTTGCGCGTCGCGCGCGTGACAAGGCGCGCACGCTCGTGCTCACGACCACGCTGTCGGAGGTGCGCAACCGGGAGATCGAGCTGGGGCGCGACGCGGAGGACGAGGACGTGCAGCAGGTCGTGCAGCGCGCGGTGAAGCGCCGGCGCGAGGCGGCCGAGCAGATGCGCGCGGGCAACCGCGAGGACCTCGCCCTGCGCGAGGACCAGGAGGCCGAGCTGCTCGCGAAGTACCTCCCGGCGCAGCTCTCGGAGGACGAGGTGCGCGAGCTGGTGCGCGCCGCGATCGCCGGCGGAGCGGACAACGTCGGGGCGGTCATGGGGCGAATCATGCCGAGTATCAAGGGTGTATTCGACGGCAGGGAAGCAAACCGGATCGTCAGGGAAGAGCTTGGCTGA
- a CDS encoding HIT domain-containing protein — MFVAARAIAREQGVAEDGYRVVVNTNAGAGQTVFHIHMHLLGGRGLRWPPG; from the coding sequence CTGTTCGTCGCCGCGCGTGCGATCGCACGCGAGCAGGGGGTCGCCGAGGACGGTTACCGCGTCGTGGTGAACACCAATGCCGGTGCGGGTCAGACGGTATTTCACATTCACATGCATCTGCTGGGCGGGCGCGGTCTGCGCTGGCCGCCGGGGTGA
- a CDS encoding endonuclease MutS2: protein MNEHALSVLQLPETLGVVAGYASSPLGAEAVRALTPSDALAWIEPELRRVHQMVGFLLRIDDWAVPALPDLRVPLRKLAVEGSVWEPGALRDAVVLLRSSRETRRVVLQHADHFPLLAELAGPLLRREDLEDAISSAIDDGGAVRDSASRELARLRREIRGARSRIVEKLEQYMQSLPARFQVTDASVTIRDGRYVVPVRREARAEVGGLVHDESATGATLFVEPPLALELMNRLRELEIAEAREVQRILRELTDRIRPHRAELVATLEALVALDSLFARARYALNVNGARPTMLPAGTAEYQVVRGYHPLLRATGVDVVPFDLRMENDERTLLVSGPNTGGKTVLLKAVGLISALAQCGIIPPVGEGTRLPLFTDVFADIGDEQSIEASLSTFSAHLVNLREILESATAQSLVLIDEMGSGTDPAEGGALAQAILVELTRRRTLTVATTHLGQLKLLAGEEPGVVNASLQFDAAELRPTYRLQKGVPGRSYGLAIAKRLGFPAPLLGRAEEYLPSAERDVSHLLLELEEKERALAGSLAETRSARADAMHLRTQLEQRESELKRREQDAERRARQQARDLLLSAREEVESAISELREAAAAATSHAELEEAIRAARRRVEQRAQKQAERMPDEPAMAPARRQPQDLEVGSRVRIAATGAEGVVVELRDGRAVVEAGGVRLQVATRGLEVLRAQHAQPARPQQRGGWSAADVDASPEVDLRGMRADEAVGVLTRALDNAILAGLPSLRIIHGKGTGALREVVTDVLKGERRVRAFRAGGMGEGGAGVTVAELG, encoded by the coding sequence ATGAACGAACACGCACTCTCCGTCCTGCAGCTGCCCGAGACGCTCGGCGTCGTCGCGGGGTATGCGTCCAGTCCGCTGGGCGCGGAAGCAGTGCGTGCGCTCACGCCGTCCGACGCACTCGCCTGGATCGAGCCCGAGCTGCGGCGCGTGCACCAGATGGTGGGGTTCCTGCTGCGTATCGACGACTGGGCGGTGCCCGCACTTCCCGATCTGCGTGTCCCACTGAGGAAGCTCGCAGTCGAGGGCTCCGTCTGGGAGCCGGGCGCGCTCCGGGACGCGGTCGTCCTGCTGCGCAGCTCGCGCGAGACCAGGCGCGTGGTGCTGCAGCACGCGGACCACTTTCCCCTGCTGGCGGAGCTGGCGGGCCCGCTGCTCAGGCGCGAGGACCTCGAGGACGCGATCAGCAGCGCGATCGACGACGGTGGTGCAGTGCGTGACAGTGCGTCGCGCGAGCTGGCGCGGCTCCGTCGCGAGATCCGGGGTGCCCGCTCGCGCATCGTCGAGAAGCTCGAGCAGTACATGCAGTCGCTGCCGGCGCGCTTCCAGGTGACGGACGCGTCGGTGACGATCCGCGATGGCCGCTACGTGGTGCCCGTGCGGCGCGAGGCGCGTGCCGAGGTCGGTGGCCTGGTGCACGACGAGTCGGCAACCGGTGCAACGCTCTTCGTGGAGCCGCCGCTCGCGCTCGAGCTGATGAACCGGCTGCGCGAGCTGGAGATCGCGGAGGCACGCGAGGTCCAGCGCATCCTGCGCGAGCTGACGGACCGCATCCGGCCGCACCGGGCGGAGCTGGTCGCCACCCTCGAGGCGCTCGTCGCACTCGATTCGCTGTTCGCGCGCGCACGCTATGCGCTGAACGTGAACGGTGCGCGACCGACGATGCTGCCCGCGGGCACGGCGGAGTACCAGGTGGTGCGCGGATACCATCCGCTGCTGCGCGCGACCGGCGTCGACGTCGTGCCGTTCGACCTGCGCATGGAGAACGACGAGCGCACGCTCCTCGTGTCCGGCCCGAACACGGGCGGCAAGACCGTGCTGCTCAAGGCGGTGGGCCTGATCTCCGCACTCGCGCAGTGCGGCATCATCCCGCCCGTCGGGGAGGGCACGCGACTGCCGCTCTTCACGGACGTCTTCGCCGACATCGGCGACGAGCAGTCGATCGAGGCGAGCCTGTCCACGTTCTCGGCGCACCTCGTGAACCTGCGCGAGATCCTGGAGAGCGCGACCGCGCAGTCGCTCGTGCTGATCGACGAGATGGGCAGTGGCACCGATCCCGCCGAGGGCGGTGCGCTCGCGCAGGCGATCCTGGTCGAGCTGACACGCCGCCGCACGCTCACGGTCGCAACCACGCACCTCGGGCAGCTCAAGCTGCTCGCGGGCGAGGAGCCGGGCGTGGTGAACGCGTCGCTGCAGTTCGACGCGGCGGAGCTGCGGCCGACGTATCGGCTGCAGAAGGGCGTGCCCGGCCGCAGCTACGGGCTCGCGATCGCGAAGCGGCTCGGCTTTCCGGCGCCGCTGCTCGGGCGCGCCGAGGAGTACCTGCCGAGTGCGGAACGCGACGTCTCCCACCTGCTGCTCGAGCTGGAGGAGAAGGAGCGCGCGCTCGCAGGCTCACTGGCCGAGACGCGTTCGGCGCGTGCGGACGCGATGCACCTGCGCACGCAGCTGGAGCAGCGCGAGTCGGAGCTGAAGCGACGCGAGCAGGACGCGGAGCGGCGCGCCCGGCAGCAGGCGCGGGACCTGCTCCTCAGCGCGCGCGAAGAGGTGGAATCCGCGATCAGCGAGCTGCGCGAGGCGGCCGCGGCCGCGACGTCGCATGCGGAGCTGGAGGAAGCGATCCGCGCGGCGCGCCGCCGGGTCGAGCAGCGGGCGCAGAAGCAGGCGGAGCGGATGCCGGACGAGCCGGCGATGGCGCCGGCGCGCAGGCAGCCGCAGGACCTCGAGGTCGGCTCGCGCGTGCGCATCGCCGCGACCGGGGCGGAGGGCGTGGTGGTCGAGCTGCGCGATGGGCGTGCGGTCGTCGAGGCGGGCGGTGTGCGGCTGCAGGTCGCGACGCGCGGCCTCGAGGTGCTGCGCGCGCAGCACGCGCAGCCGGCGCGGCCGCAGCAGCGCGGCGGCTGGAGTGCGGCGGATGTCGATGCGTCACCCGAAGTCGATCTGCGCGGCATGCGCGCGGACGAGGCGGTCGGTGTGCTCACCCGTGCTCTCGACAACGCGATCCTGGCGGGACTGCCGTCCCTGCGCATCATCCATGGCAAGGGCACCGGCGCGCTGCGCGAGGTCGTGACGGATGTGCTCAAGGGGGAGCGTCGCGTGCGGGCGTTCCGAGCGGGCGGCATGGGCGAGGGTGGTGCGGGCGTGACGGTCGCGGAGCTCGGATGA